One genomic segment of Mus pahari chromosome 4, PAHARI_EIJ_v1.1, whole genome shotgun sequence includes these proteins:
- the Rfx5 gene encoding DNA-binding protein RFX5 isoform X2 codes for MRTWAQFFSNLERPTVALMLGWQKINLMLRAPRLGQGPKVVLRLENLPPFFSKGSEQGRAEQSRGNSEPAGMVKLRRSFTGPVASFLHFCSLLPQQEVQKFSDNDKLYLYLQLPSGPSVGEKSSEPGLLSNEEYMYAYRWVRNHLERHTDTCLPKQSVYDAYRKYCESLACCRPLSTANFGKIIREIFPDIKARRLGGRGQSKYCYSGIRRKTLVSMPPLPGLDVKGSESPEMGPEVSPAPRDELVEAACALTCDWAERILKRSFSSIVQVARYLLQQHLISARSAHAHVLKAGGLAEEDERAPREQSSCKSKNGVENLEGGGPKKPERLAQPPKELEARAGTDLPGRAERKKSVTDSSAPAASKPQVNALVARLPVLLPRAPRSLITPISGTLKVATLPLPTRVGGPQTAVPIINMILPPVPTLSGAGPGPGLGPRFGPGPGLGPGLGPGLGAGPGPGLGAGLGAGLGAGLGAGLGLGPGRVPPRAPILPRGAENREVGVSGDPRPHDKGIKRTAEVPLSEASGQDPPVKEMKHETQDTVSEAKRKRGRPRKKPGASGERNATPEKSVAIVNSPRSPRSLWETWGSKRENNSTGRPERPGPVGEAERETVLVQGQQDGAVSKGDRSLSSQEAKEAEDKIPPVTSKVSVIKGRVQKEPLQLVKGEADTATQGNKGLKGRVLQSSLTHEHKDPKATPP; via the exons ATGAGAACTTGGGCCCAGTTTTTTTCAAACCTGGAAAGGCCGA CTGTAGCCCTCATGCTGGGATGGCAGAAGATAAACCTGATGCTAAGAGCCCCAAGACTGGGGCAAGGCCCCAAGGTGGTGCTGAGGCTGGAGAACCTACCGCCCTTCTTCTCCAAAGGCTCCGAG CAAGGCCGTGCAGAACAAAGTAGAGGGAATTCTG AGCCTGCTGGTATGGTCAAGCTCAGAAGATCGTTCACTGGACCTGTGGCTTCATTTCTCCACTTCTgttcccttctgcctcagcaaGAAGTACAGAAATTCTCGGACAACGACAAGCTGTACCTCTACCTTCAGCTCCCGTCAGGGCCCAGCGTTGGCGAGAAGAG CTCAGAGCCAGGTCTGCTCAGCAATGAGGAGTATATGTATGCTTATAGGTGGGTCCGCAACCACCTGGAAAGGCACACGGACACCTGTCTGCCGAAGCAGAGCGTCTATGACGCCTATCG AAAGTACTGCGAGAGCCTCGCCTGTTGCCGCCCGCTCAGCACAGCCAACTTCGGTAAAATCATCAGAGAGATCTTCCCTGACATCAAGGCCCGAAGACTTGGTGGCCGGGGCCAGTCCAA ATATTGCTACAGTGGCATTCGAAGGAAGACCTTGGTATCGATGCCACCATTGCCTGGACTTGACGTGAAGGGATCTGAAAGT CCAGAAATGGGCCCAGAAGTAAGCCCAGCACCTCGGGATGAACTGGTAGAAGCAGCCTGCGCCCTGACTTGTGACTGGGCAGAGCGGATCCTGAAACGGTCCTTCAGTTCCATCGTTCAGGTCGCCCGCTACCTCCTGCAGCAGCATCTCATCTCTGCCCGGTCGGCACATGCTCACGTGCTTAAGGCCGGGGGGCTTGCTG AAGAGGATGAAAGAGCCCCTCGAGAACAGTCATCATGTAAGTCCAAGAATGGTGTAGAGAACCTGGAAGGGGGAGGCCCTAAGAAACCAGAGAGACTGGCCCAG CCTCCTAAAGAGCTAGAAGCCCGAGCTGGGACTGACCTTCCAGGGCGTGCAGAACGGAAGAAGAGTGTAACTGACAGCTCAGCTCCAGCAGCCAGTAAGCCACAAGTCAATGCCCTTGTGGCCCGACTGCCTGTACTCCTTCCAAGAGCACCACGATCGCTTATCACACCCATTTCAGGCACTCTGAAAGTAGCTACGCTGCCTCTGCCCACTAGGGTTGGAGGGCCCCAGACAGCTGTGCCCATCATCAACATGATCTTACCACCTGTTCCTACTTTGTCAGgggctgggcctgggcctggcctTGGGCCTAGGTTTGGGCCAGGGCCTGGGCTTGGGCCCGGGCTTGGGCCCGGGCTTGGAGCTGGACCAGGGCCCGGGCTTGGAGCTGGGCTTGGAGCTGGGCTTGGAGCTGGGCTTGGGGCTGGGCTAGGGCTTGGGCCCGGGCGAGTTCCACCTAGAGCACCCATTCTGCCTCGAGGTGCAGAGAACAGGGAGGTAGGAGTAAGTGGTGACCCAAGACCTCATGACAAGGGCATCAAAAGGACAGCTGAAGTGCCTCTGAGTGAGGCCAGTGGGCAGGACCCACCAGTTAAAGAAATGAAGCACGAAACACAAGATACAGTAAGTGAAGCAAAAAGGAAGCGAGGACGCCCTCGAAAGAAGCCAGGAGCGAGTGGGGAAAGAAACGCTACTCCTGAGAAGTCTGTAGCTATTGTGAACTCTCCCCGATCCCCAAGGTCACTCTGGGAGACATGGGgctcaaaaagagaaaacaactcCACTGGGAGACCAGAAAGACCAGGGCCAGTGGGTGAGGCTGAGCGGGAAACCGTACTTGTGCAAGGTCAGCAAGATGGTGCTGTTTCCAAAGGAGACAGGAGCTTGAGTTCCCAGGAAGCCAAAGAAGCAGAAGataaaattcctcctgtcacttCAAAAGTGAGTGTTATCAAGGGCAGAGTTCAAAAAGAGCCTCTTCAGTTGGTAAAGGGAGAGGCTGATACTGCAACACAGGGCAACAAAGGGTTAAAGGGTCGAGTACTTCAAAGTTCCCTAACCCATGAGCATAAAGACCCCAAAGCAACACCCCCGTGA
- the Rfx5 gene encoding DNA-binding protein RFX5 isoform X1, producing MRTWAQFFSNLERPTVALMLGWQKINLMLRAPRLGQGPKVVLRLENLPPFFSKGSEVPFRRAEQSRGNSEPAGMVKLRRSFTGPVASFLHFCSLLPQQEVQKFSDNDKLYLYLQLPSGPSVGEKSSEPGLLSNEEYMYAYRWVRNHLERHTDTCLPKQSVYDAYRKYCESLACCRPLSTANFGKIIREIFPDIKARRLGGRGQSKYCYSGIRRKTLVSMPPLPGLDVKGSESPEMGPEVSPAPRDELVEAACALTCDWAERILKRSFSSIVQVARYLLQQHLISARSAHAHVLKAGGLAEEDERAPREQSSCKSKNGVENLEGGGPKKPERLAQPPKELEARAGTDLPGRAERKKSVTDSSAPAASKPQVNALVARLPVLLPRAPRSLITPISGTLKVATLPLPTRVGGPQTAVPIINMILPPVPTLSGAGPGPGLGPRFGPGPGLGPGLGPGLGAGPGPGLGAGLGAGLGAGLGAGLGLGPGRVPPRAPILPRGAENREVGVSGDPRPHDKGIKRTAEVPLSEASGQDPPVKEMKHETQDTVSEAKRKRGRPRKKPGASGERNATPEKSVAIVNSPRSPRSLWETWGSKRENNSTGRPERPGPVGEAERETVLVQGQQDGAVSKGDRSLSSQEAKEAEDKIPPVTSKVSVIKGRVQKEPLQLVKGEADTATQGNKGLKGRVLQSSLTHEHKDPKATPP from the exons ATGAGAACTTGGGCCCAGTTTTTTTCAAACCTGGAAAGGCCGA CTGTAGCCCTCATGCTGGGATGGCAGAAGATAAACCTGATGCTAAGAGCCCCAAGACTGGGGCAAGGCCCCAAGGTGGTGCTGAGGCTGGAGAACCTACCGCCCTTCTTCTCCAAAGGCTCCGAGGTACCATTTC GCCGTGCAGAACAAAGTAGAGGGAATTCTG AGCCTGCTGGTATGGTCAAGCTCAGAAGATCGTTCACTGGACCTGTGGCTTCATTTCTCCACTTCTgttcccttctgcctcagcaaGAAGTACAGAAATTCTCGGACAACGACAAGCTGTACCTCTACCTTCAGCTCCCGTCAGGGCCCAGCGTTGGCGAGAAGAG CTCAGAGCCAGGTCTGCTCAGCAATGAGGAGTATATGTATGCTTATAGGTGGGTCCGCAACCACCTGGAAAGGCACACGGACACCTGTCTGCCGAAGCAGAGCGTCTATGACGCCTATCG AAAGTACTGCGAGAGCCTCGCCTGTTGCCGCCCGCTCAGCACAGCCAACTTCGGTAAAATCATCAGAGAGATCTTCCCTGACATCAAGGCCCGAAGACTTGGTGGCCGGGGCCAGTCCAA ATATTGCTACAGTGGCATTCGAAGGAAGACCTTGGTATCGATGCCACCATTGCCTGGACTTGACGTGAAGGGATCTGAAAGT CCAGAAATGGGCCCAGAAGTAAGCCCAGCACCTCGGGATGAACTGGTAGAAGCAGCCTGCGCCCTGACTTGTGACTGGGCAGAGCGGATCCTGAAACGGTCCTTCAGTTCCATCGTTCAGGTCGCCCGCTACCTCCTGCAGCAGCATCTCATCTCTGCCCGGTCGGCACATGCTCACGTGCTTAAGGCCGGGGGGCTTGCTG AAGAGGATGAAAGAGCCCCTCGAGAACAGTCATCATGTAAGTCCAAGAATGGTGTAGAGAACCTGGAAGGGGGAGGCCCTAAGAAACCAGAGAGACTGGCCCAG CCTCCTAAAGAGCTAGAAGCCCGAGCTGGGACTGACCTTCCAGGGCGTGCAGAACGGAAGAAGAGTGTAACTGACAGCTCAGCTCCAGCAGCCAGTAAGCCACAAGTCAATGCCCTTGTGGCCCGACTGCCTGTACTCCTTCCAAGAGCACCACGATCGCTTATCACACCCATTTCAGGCACTCTGAAAGTAGCTACGCTGCCTCTGCCCACTAGGGTTGGAGGGCCCCAGACAGCTGTGCCCATCATCAACATGATCTTACCACCTGTTCCTACTTTGTCAGgggctgggcctgggcctggcctTGGGCCTAGGTTTGGGCCAGGGCCTGGGCTTGGGCCCGGGCTTGGGCCCGGGCTTGGAGCTGGACCAGGGCCCGGGCTTGGAGCTGGGCTTGGAGCTGGGCTTGGAGCTGGGCTTGGGGCTGGGCTAGGGCTTGGGCCCGGGCGAGTTCCACCTAGAGCACCCATTCTGCCTCGAGGTGCAGAGAACAGGGAGGTAGGAGTAAGTGGTGACCCAAGACCTCATGACAAGGGCATCAAAAGGACAGCTGAAGTGCCTCTGAGTGAGGCCAGTGGGCAGGACCCACCAGTTAAAGAAATGAAGCACGAAACACAAGATACAGTAAGTGAAGCAAAAAGGAAGCGAGGACGCCCTCGAAAGAAGCCAGGAGCGAGTGGGGAAAGAAACGCTACTCCTGAGAAGTCTGTAGCTATTGTGAACTCTCCCCGATCCCCAAGGTCACTCTGGGAGACATGGGgctcaaaaagagaaaacaactcCACTGGGAGACCAGAAAGACCAGGGCCAGTGGGTGAGGCTGAGCGGGAAACCGTACTTGTGCAAGGTCAGCAAGATGGTGCTGTTTCCAAAGGAGACAGGAGCTTGAGTTCCCAGGAAGCCAAAGAAGCAGAAGataaaattcctcctgtcacttCAAAAGTGAGTGTTATCAAGGGCAGAGTTCAAAAAGAGCCTCTTCAGTTGGTAAAGGGAGAGGCTGATACTGCAACACAGGGCAACAAAGGGTTAAAGGGTCGAGTACTTCAAAGTTCCCTAACCCATGAGCATAAAGACCCCAAAGCAACACCCCCGTGA
- the Rfx5 gene encoding DNA-binding protein RFX5 isoform X3: MLGWQKINLMLRAPRLGQGPKVVLRLENLPPFFSKGSEVPFRRAEQSRGNSEPAGMVKLRRSFTGPVASFLHFCSLLPQQEVQKFSDNDKLYLYLQLPSGPSVGEKSSEPGLLSNEEYMYAYRWVRNHLERHTDTCLPKQSVYDAYRKYCESLACCRPLSTANFGKIIREIFPDIKARRLGGRGQSKYCYSGIRRKTLVSMPPLPGLDVKGSESPEMGPEVSPAPRDELVEAACALTCDWAERILKRSFSSIVQVARYLLQQHLISARSAHAHVLKAGGLAEEDERAPREQSSCKSKNGVENLEGGGPKKPERLAQPPKELEARAGTDLPGRAERKKSVTDSSAPAASKPQVNALVARLPVLLPRAPRSLITPISGTLKVATLPLPTRVGGPQTAVPIINMILPPVPTLSGAGPGPGLGPRFGPGPGLGPGLGPGLGAGPGPGLGAGLGAGLGAGLGAGLGLGPGRVPPRAPILPRGAENREVGVSGDPRPHDKGIKRTAEVPLSEASGQDPPVKEMKHETQDTVSEAKRKRGRPRKKPGASGERNATPEKSVAIVNSPRSPRSLWETWGSKRENNSTGRPERPGPVGEAERETVLVQGQQDGAVSKGDRSLSSQEAKEAEDKIPPVTSKVSVIKGRVQKEPLQLVKGEADTATQGNKGLKGRVLQSSLTHEHKDPKATPP; the protein is encoded by the exons ATGCTGGGATGGCAGAAGATAAACCTGATGCTAAGAGCCCCAAGACTGGGGCAAGGCCCCAAGGTGGTGCTGAGGCTGGAGAACCTACCGCCCTTCTTCTCCAAAGGCTCCGAGGTACCATTTC GCCGTGCAGAACAAAGTAGAGGGAATTCTG AGCCTGCTGGTATGGTCAAGCTCAGAAGATCGTTCACTGGACCTGTGGCTTCATTTCTCCACTTCTgttcccttctgcctcagcaaGAAGTACAGAAATTCTCGGACAACGACAAGCTGTACCTCTACCTTCAGCTCCCGTCAGGGCCCAGCGTTGGCGAGAAGAG CTCAGAGCCAGGTCTGCTCAGCAATGAGGAGTATATGTATGCTTATAGGTGGGTCCGCAACCACCTGGAAAGGCACACGGACACCTGTCTGCCGAAGCAGAGCGTCTATGACGCCTATCG AAAGTACTGCGAGAGCCTCGCCTGTTGCCGCCCGCTCAGCACAGCCAACTTCGGTAAAATCATCAGAGAGATCTTCCCTGACATCAAGGCCCGAAGACTTGGTGGCCGGGGCCAGTCCAA ATATTGCTACAGTGGCATTCGAAGGAAGACCTTGGTATCGATGCCACCATTGCCTGGACTTGACGTGAAGGGATCTGAAAGT CCAGAAATGGGCCCAGAAGTAAGCCCAGCACCTCGGGATGAACTGGTAGAAGCAGCCTGCGCCCTGACTTGTGACTGGGCAGAGCGGATCCTGAAACGGTCCTTCAGTTCCATCGTTCAGGTCGCCCGCTACCTCCTGCAGCAGCATCTCATCTCTGCCCGGTCGGCACATGCTCACGTGCTTAAGGCCGGGGGGCTTGCTG AAGAGGATGAAAGAGCCCCTCGAGAACAGTCATCATGTAAGTCCAAGAATGGTGTAGAGAACCTGGAAGGGGGAGGCCCTAAGAAACCAGAGAGACTGGCCCAG CCTCCTAAAGAGCTAGAAGCCCGAGCTGGGACTGACCTTCCAGGGCGTGCAGAACGGAAGAAGAGTGTAACTGACAGCTCAGCTCCAGCAGCCAGTAAGCCACAAGTCAATGCCCTTGTGGCCCGACTGCCTGTACTCCTTCCAAGAGCACCACGATCGCTTATCACACCCATTTCAGGCACTCTGAAAGTAGCTACGCTGCCTCTGCCCACTAGGGTTGGAGGGCCCCAGACAGCTGTGCCCATCATCAACATGATCTTACCACCTGTTCCTACTTTGTCAGgggctgggcctgggcctggcctTGGGCCTAGGTTTGGGCCAGGGCCTGGGCTTGGGCCCGGGCTTGGGCCCGGGCTTGGAGCTGGACCAGGGCCCGGGCTTGGAGCTGGGCTTGGAGCTGGGCTTGGAGCTGGGCTTGGGGCTGGGCTAGGGCTTGGGCCCGGGCGAGTTCCACCTAGAGCACCCATTCTGCCTCGAGGTGCAGAGAACAGGGAGGTAGGAGTAAGTGGTGACCCAAGACCTCATGACAAGGGCATCAAAAGGACAGCTGAAGTGCCTCTGAGTGAGGCCAGTGGGCAGGACCCACCAGTTAAAGAAATGAAGCACGAAACACAAGATACAGTAAGTGAAGCAAAAAGGAAGCGAGGACGCCCTCGAAAGAAGCCAGGAGCGAGTGGGGAAAGAAACGCTACTCCTGAGAAGTCTGTAGCTATTGTGAACTCTCCCCGATCCCCAAGGTCACTCTGGGAGACATGGGgctcaaaaagagaaaacaactcCACTGGGAGACCAGAAAGACCAGGGCCAGTGGGTGAGGCTGAGCGGGAAACCGTACTTGTGCAAGGTCAGCAAGATGGTGCTGTTTCCAAAGGAGACAGGAGCTTGAGTTCCCAGGAAGCCAAAGAAGCAGAAGataaaattcctcctgtcacttCAAAAGTGAGTGTTATCAAGGGCAGAGTTCAAAAAGAGCCTCTTCAGTTGGTAAAGGGAGAGGCTGATACTGCAACACAGGGCAACAAAGGGTTAAAGGGTCGAGTACTTCAAAGTTCCCTAACCCATGAGCATAAAGACCCCAAAGCAACACCCCCGTGA
- the Rfx5 gene encoding DNA-binding protein RFX5 isoform X4 produces MAEDKPDAKSPKTGARPQGGAEAGEPTALLLQRLRGTISKAVQNKVEGILQEVQKFSDNDKLYLYLQLPSGPSVGEKSSEPGLLSNEEYMYAYRWVRNHLERHTDTCLPKQSVYDAYRKYCESLACCRPLSTANFGKIIREIFPDIKARRLGGRGQSKYCYSGIRRKTLVSMPPLPGLDVKGSESPEMGPEVSPAPRDELVEAACALTCDWAERILKRSFSSIVQVARYLLQQHLISARSAHAHVLKAGGLAEEDERAPREQSSCKSKNGVENLEGGGPKKPERLAQPPKELEARAGTDLPGRAERKKSVTDSSAPAASKPQVNALVARLPVLLPRAPRSLITPISGTLKVATLPLPTRVGGPQTAVPIINMILPPVPTLSGAGPGPGLGPRFGPGPGLGPGLGPGLGAGPGPGLGAGLGAGLGAGLGAGLGLGPGRVPPRAPILPRGAENREVGVSGDPRPHDKGIKRTAEVPLSEASGQDPPVKEMKHETQDTVSEAKRKRGRPRKKPGASGERNATPEKSVAIVNSPRSPRSLWETWGSKRENNSTGRPERPGPVGEAERETVLVQGQQDGAVSKGDRSLSSQEAKEAEDKIPPVTSKVSVIKGRVQKEPLQLVKGEADTATQGNKGLKGRVLQSSLTHEHKDPKATPP; encoded by the exons ATGGCAGAAGATAAACCTGATGCTAAGAGCCCCAAGACTGGGGCAAGGCCCCAAGGTGGTGCTGAGGCTGGAGAACCTACCGCCCTTCTTCTCCAAAGGCTCCGAGGTACCATTTC CAAGGCCGTGCAGAACAAAGTAGAGGGAATTCTG caaGAAGTACAGAAATTCTCGGACAACGACAAGCTGTACCTCTACCTTCAGCTCCCGTCAGGGCCCAGCGTTGGCGAGAAGAG CTCAGAGCCAGGTCTGCTCAGCAATGAGGAGTATATGTATGCTTATAGGTGGGTCCGCAACCACCTGGAAAGGCACACGGACACCTGTCTGCCGAAGCAGAGCGTCTATGACGCCTATCG AAAGTACTGCGAGAGCCTCGCCTGTTGCCGCCCGCTCAGCACAGCCAACTTCGGTAAAATCATCAGAGAGATCTTCCCTGACATCAAGGCCCGAAGACTTGGTGGCCGGGGCCAGTCCAA ATATTGCTACAGTGGCATTCGAAGGAAGACCTTGGTATCGATGCCACCATTGCCTGGACTTGACGTGAAGGGATCTGAAAGT CCAGAAATGGGCCCAGAAGTAAGCCCAGCACCTCGGGATGAACTGGTAGAAGCAGCCTGCGCCCTGACTTGTGACTGGGCAGAGCGGATCCTGAAACGGTCCTTCAGTTCCATCGTTCAGGTCGCCCGCTACCTCCTGCAGCAGCATCTCATCTCTGCCCGGTCGGCACATGCTCACGTGCTTAAGGCCGGGGGGCTTGCTG AAGAGGATGAAAGAGCCCCTCGAGAACAGTCATCATGTAAGTCCAAGAATGGTGTAGAGAACCTGGAAGGGGGAGGCCCTAAGAAACCAGAGAGACTGGCCCAG CCTCCTAAAGAGCTAGAAGCCCGAGCTGGGACTGACCTTCCAGGGCGTGCAGAACGGAAGAAGAGTGTAACTGACAGCTCAGCTCCAGCAGCCAGTAAGCCACAAGTCAATGCCCTTGTGGCCCGACTGCCTGTACTCCTTCCAAGAGCACCACGATCGCTTATCACACCCATTTCAGGCACTCTGAAAGTAGCTACGCTGCCTCTGCCCACTAGGGTTGGAGGGCCCCAGACAGCTGTGCCCATCATCAACATGATCTTACCACCTGTTCCTACTTTGTCAGgggctgggcctgggcctggcctTGGGCCTAGGTTTGGGCCAGGGCCTGGGCTTGGGCCCGGGCTTGGGCCCGGGCTTGGAGCTGGACCAGGGCCCGGGCTTGGAGCTGGGCTTGGAGCTGGGCTTGGAGCTGGGCTTGGGGCTGGGCTAGGGCTTGGGCCCGGGCGAGTTCCACCTAGAGCACCCATTCTGCCTCGAGGTGCAGAGAACAGGGAGGTAGGAGTAAGTGGTGACCCAAGACCTCATGACAAGGGCATCAAAAGGACAGCTGAAGTGCCTCTGAGTGAGGCCAGTGGGCAGGACCCACCAGTTAAAGAAATGAAGCACGAAACACAAGATACAGTAAGTGAAGCAAAAAGGAAGCGAGGACGCCCTCGAAAGAAGCCAGGAGCGAGTGGGGAAAGAAACGCTACTCCTGAGAAGTCTGTAGCTATTGTGAACTCTCCCCGATCCCCAAGGTCACTCTGGGAGACATGGGgctcaaaaagagaaaacaactcCACTGGGAGACCAGAAAGACCAGGGCCAGTGGGTGAGGCTGAGCGGGAAACCGTACTTGTGCAAGGTCAGCAAGATGGTGCTGTTTCCAAAGGAGACAGGAGCTTGAGTTCCCAGGAAGCCAAAGAAGCAGAAGataaaattcctcctgtcacttCAAAAGTGAGTGTTATCAAGGGCAGAGTTCAAAAAGAGCCTCTTCAGTTGGTAAAGGGAGAGGCTGATACTGCAACACAGGGCAACAAAGGGTTAAAGGGTCGAGTACTTCAAAGTTCCCTAACCCATGAGCATAAAGACCCCAAAGCAACACCCCCGTGA
- the Rfx5 gene encoding DNA-binding protein RFX5 isoform X5, with translation MVKLRRSFTGPVASFLHFCSLLPQQEVQKFSDNDKLYLYLQLPSGPSVGEKSSEPGLLSNEEYMYAYRWVRNHLERHTDTCLPKQSVYDAYRKYCESLACCRPLSTANFGKIIREIFPDIKARRLGGRGQSKYCYSGIRRKTLVSMPPLPGLDVKGSESPEMGPEVSPAPRDELVEAACALTCDWAERILKRSFSSIVQVARYLLQQHLISARSAHAHVLKAGGLAEEDERAPREQSSCKSKNGVENLEGGGPKKPERLAQPPKELEARAGTDLPGRAERKKSVTDSSAPAASKPQVNALVARLPVLLPRAPRSLITPISGTLKVATLPLPTRVGGPQTAVPIINMILPPVPTLSGAGPGPGLGPRFGPGPGLGPGLGPGLGAGPGPGLGAGLGAGLGAGLGAGLGLGPGRVPPRAPILPRGAENREVGVSGDPRPHDKGIKRTAEVPLSEASGQDPPVKEMKHETQDTVSEAKRKRGRPRKKPGASGERNATPEKSVAIVNSPRSPRSLWETWGSKRENNSTGRPERPGPVGEAERETVLVQGQQDGAVSKGDRSLSSQEAKEAEDKIPPVTSKVSVIKGRVQKEPLQLVKGEADTATQGNKGLKGRVLQSSLTHEHKDPKATPP, from the exons ATGGTCAAGCTCAGAAGATCGTTCACTGGACCTGTGGCTTCATTTCTCCACTTCTgttcccttctgcctcagcaaGAAGTACAGAAATTCTCGGACAACGACAAGCTGTACCTCTACCTTCAGCTCCCGTCAGGGCCCAGCGTTGGCGAGAAGAG CTCAGAGCCAGGTCTGCTCAGCAATGAGGAGTATATGTATGCTTATAGGTGGGTCCGCAACCACCTGGAAAGGCACACGGACACCTGTCTGCCGAAGCAGAGCGTCTATGACGCCTATCG AAAGTACTGCGAGAGCCTCGCCTGTTGCCGCCCGCTCAGCACAGCCAACTTCGGTAAAATCATCAGAGAGATCTTCCCTGACATCAAGGCCCGAAGACTTGGTGGCCGGGGCCAGTCCAA ATATTGCTACAGTGGCATTCGAAGGAAGACCTTGGTATCGATGCCACCATTGCCTGGACTTGACGTGAAGGGATCTGAAAGT CCAGAAATGGGCCCAGAAGTAAGCCCAGCACCTCGGGATGAACTGGTAGAAGCAGCCTGCGCCCTGACTTGTGACTGGGCAGAGCGGATCCTGAAACGGTCCTTCAGTTCCATCGTTCAGGTCGCCCGCTACCTCCTGCAGCAGCATCTCATCTCTGCCCGGTCGGCACATGCTCACGTGCTTAAGGCCGGGGGGCTTGCTG AAGAGGATGAAAGAGCCCCTCGAGAACAGTCATCATGTAAGTCCAAGAATGGTGTAGAGAACCTGGAAGGGGGAGGCCCTAAGAAACCAGAGAGACTGGCCCAG CCTCCTAAAGAGCTAGAAGCCCGAGCTGGGACTGACCTTCCAGGGCGTGCAGAACGGAAGAAGAGTGTAACTGACAGCTCAGCTCCAGCAGCCAGTAAGCCACAAGTCAATGCCCTTGTGGCCCGACTGCCTGTACTCCTTCCAAGAGCACCACGATCGCTTATCACACCCATTTCAGGCACTCTGAAAGTAGCTACGCTGCCTCTGCCCACTAGGGTTGGAGGGCCCCAGACAGCTGTGCCCATCATCAACATGATCTTACCACCTGTTCCTACTTTGTCAGgggctgggcctgggcctggcctTGGGCCTAGGTTTGGGCCAGGGCCTGGGCTTGGGCCCGGGCTTGGGCCCGGGCTTGGAGCTGGACCAGGGCCCGGGCTTGGAGCTGGGCTTGGAGCTGGGCTTGGAGCTGGGCTTGGGGCTGGGCTAGGGCTTGGGCCCGGGCGAGTTCCACCTAGAGCACCCATTCTGCCTCGAGGTGCAGAGAACAGGGAGGTAGGAGTAAGTGGTGACCCAAGACCTCATGACAAGGGCATCAAAAGGACAGCTGAAGTGCCTCTGAGTGAGGCCAGTGGGCAGGACCCACCAGTTAAAGAAATGAAGCACGAAACACAAGATACAGTAAGTGAAGCAAAAAGGAAGCGAGGACGCCCTCGAAAGAAGCCAGGAGCGAGTGGGGAAAGAAACGCTACTCCTGAGAAGTCTGTAGCTATTGTGAACTCTCCCCGATCCCCAAGGTCACTCTGGGAGACATGGGgctcaaaaagagaaaacaactcCACTGGGAGACCAGAAAGACCAGGGCCAGTGGGTGAGGCTGAGCGGGAAACCGTACTTGTGCAAGGTCAGCAAGATGGTGCTGTTTCCAAAGGAGACAGGAGCTTGAGTTCCCAGGAAGCCAAAGAAGCAGAAGataaaattcctcctgtcacttCAAAAGTGAGTGTTATCAAGGGCAGAGTTCAAAAAGAGCCTCTTCAGTTGGTAAAGGGAGAGGCTGATACTGCAACACAGGGCAACAAAGGGTTAAAGGGTCGAGTACTTCAAAGTTCCCTAACCCATGAGCATAAAGACCCCAAAGCAACACCCCCGTGA